TTGCCCTTATCTGAAAACAAGAAACGGGAAACCCTTCTCTATTTCAAAGGAGCTAAACATAGGCATCGGGTCAGTATTATTAACTTTTTCCAGAACTCTAGCTAAATATAATCTGCTACCTGCTTCTAACAATATTGCCTGTGTACGATCTGTCAAGTCAACTATTTTATGAATAACTTTATATCCAATTTAAATACCTTGAAAAGTTTGGATTTCAAACTTTGGGGAATGACTTCACCAAGGGAACATTTTTAAAGCTTGGGAGAAAACTAGGAGCTTGAATTATACCAATGCCCGGTAGAAGACAGGTTGTTTGAACCCAAGGGTATGGCCTAATAGTCAACAAAGTAGGTGAAAATCATGGGAGACGAAGGTTCAAATTCCATTTGAGACAAAAAACACTAGATGATTTCTTCGCATTTGCTTAAGCCGTGGTGGGAGCTAGCAGGCATCAGGTAGAATAATTGAAGTGTGCGCAAACTGATCTGGATGCTACCGTTATcaaaaagaaagggagaaaaaaagaaaaacaaggtgTTTGAATTATACCATGGTGCTGTTTCTTAGTCTCTTAATAAATAACAATGCAAAATTTTTGGTCACTTAAAGATGTCGTCGTGCCGTGTAGCTATTTACTGCCTCTTTTGCCCTTATATTACAgacaaacagaaaaaaaaaactttctttgCTTCAGGGGAAATAAATATATGCATTGGTAGTATTATTGAGCTCTCCGGGACGTCCATATGAATATAGTCTGCTTCCTGCTTGCAATCATACTGGGTGaatgatctattttacttgtgaGCTTCTTCACAAGATATGACTGGAACTCCTTTTGATCACAATGCAGATGGTATGGACTATTCTGTCATCAGATTTTGGCCTACTGTAAATGAACTTGCTCTGTTTCCAGAAACTTTTCTGAATACAATTAAGTACTAATTGATTGGAAAAATCATTGTTAGGGTGaagcataaaaaggacttacaCAATTCTGTTGTATGCTGTGCTTGACCACACGTGCAACGTTGTCTTGGCTTTTTTGCCTGTCAAAGTGCCTACATTAGACGATAACATCGCTCTTCTTGCTCGCTAGTTTTAGGTCATTAAGTATTTTTCTGTGTGCAGGGAGGCATCGTTCGAGAAAAGCTTTGGGACTTGCTAATAAATGAACCCGGGGTGGTGATGGAGGAAGGCTTTCCAAATGCCACTGGGAAGGAGCAGTCTATAAAGGGTATGAGGACTTCAGAGTTCTGCTTGCACCCGGCAGGGGACACACCAACCTCGTGCCGACTGTTTGATGCCATTCAAAGTCTTTGTATTCCCGTCATTGTTAGTGACATCATTGAGCTCCCATTTGAAGGGATGGTGGATTATTCAGAATTTTCGCTGTTTGTAGCAGTTAGTGATGCACTTCGGCCAAGTTGGCTCGTGAACCATCTTAGGAGCTACTCTGACGAGCAAAAGGATAAGTTTCGACGTAAAATGGCTCAGGTGCAGCCCATTTTCGAGTATGAAAATGGTCAACTGGGTGGAATTGGTCCTATACATCCAAATGGTGCTATAAATTACATATGGAGAAAGGTTCACCAGAAACTGCCCATGATTAAAGAGGTTATTATCCGCGAGAAGAGGAAACCTCCCGGTGTCTCAGTTCCACTTCGTTGCCATTGTGCTTGATAagattttttattcttttattcttttcttcaAAAGGTAATTATACATCATACATGCTTCATATCACAAGAAGGAAATAGTCTAGATTTCCTTTAAGGTCTTTTTCCTACAAGTCTTTAGCCCAAAAAAAGGGGTTCATAGTACACACTAATAATCATTGTTTTGCAAAACGTTTTTGTTTAGCTAAGCAAATCCGCCAGTTCCTAAAAATATGTAGTAAGGGCGGGGCTATTCAAGCTGTCCATGAGATGAAATGTGCTGAGTATATGTGATTAATGAAGCTATGAATTTGTCTTGAATGTATGTTCATTGAATGAGGCTGTTGTCAATTGCAGCTTTCAACTCAGCATAACTTCCATTCCCCATTACAGCTTCTGATAACATTGTTAAGATCAATTAACAATCTTCCCAATTAGTGATTCCAGCAAGAAAAATTGCTTTGCTGTTTGTTAGATTTTGATTTTCTATTATCCAAAACAATACATCTAAGTCCCAAACAAGTAAAAGGAAAAAACTAGTGGCTTTTCAAACAGTAAATGCAAAACGTGATGGgaaatttcttttatatcaaGGTGAAAGTTACATCAAGAAGGAGGGGGAGGGTTAGTAAAACAATGTTTTTGCAAATATGTAAAGTAGAATAATAGGAAATCCGTGAAAATTGAAACGTGATCCCATACTTTTTAACAACTATTTTTTTGCGTTTACCCCACAACCTTGTTTTAGGGAAGAGAGGCTAGTCCAATTTCAACTCAAACATAGCCAAGTGTCCCTTTGTTTTCATCGGATATATGGGCATCATCTTTTCCTCTCCATGTATTAACTTCTGATATTAGACAGAAAAGGGGGtgctttctttctttgatttCTATGAAGAAAACATCAATTTCCTACAAAGAGGTATGCATCTAGCAGAAAATGGGAAAGCTTCCCGCCCTTCTCCTTTAATTAGCCCTATGTGGCGCACATCTGAATTAGTCAAGCCGGTGATACCAGATGATTATACCaacaaataaaaaatgaaaacgGGGAAATGCTTGATTTCATGATCTCCGCCAAGCCATACACTAGAGAGgtattccttttattttctttctgtaAAATTTAGAGGCTTTACTATGTATGTGTGCATGTATATGCTTGtaaatacacacacatatatacatatcCATACACAGACACATGTTTGTATGCTTGCATTTGTGTGCTTTTATAATCATTGCTTTGGCTTTCCTACGTTTGTTATTTGATCTTTGTCGCTAATGCCCATGCCAAAATAACACATGCACAAAGAGACAGAATACAGATAAATAAACAAAATATTTAAAGGAATAATCCTAGAGCATTGCAAAATATTCATATCAGAGAGAGAATGAGCAAAGAGAAGCGACTGGAAATTTAGCAACTCAGGAAAGATCAGAAAACAATGTATTATCTTCTTACAGCAAATACTATAAAAGCTAGTGCAGCTGTAACTGTTCCAAAGGATGCCTTTTTTTACAATTACTCAGCAGACTTACTATATTCAACCTAAAATGACCTTAAAAGAATCAAGAATGAAACCATCCCCATAAACTTGCTATAAAAAATCGCAGAAATGAGAGGGGGTATAATATATACCTAGGTGCTAGGACAAGGAGCATCCTAGCAGCTATGTACAGAAATTAATGGCTGGATAATATATGTAGTAGCTACTATGGTAAGAAAATGAAaccaccaaaaagaaaaaaaatagaaatcaggtAATAGTATCGTTTTGGTTTCCATGAGCAGTTGATTGGTGCTCATGTCTGTGCTCCTCTTGACCTTTAGACTTAGCATCTTCATTACTACCAGCTATGCCACAAAGTACGGAAAGATTTGAAGGTCTTTGGGAGCACCAATTTTCCGGAACACTTAGGAAATGTGTGTCGATAAACTTTCTAAATCTCTTTTTATACTCCCTTGGGGAGATGACAGTAGGAAGCTGATTCTTCGGAACCACAAGCGAGGATTTGACCCAATTCTCAAGTTGTTTGTCCCATGTGTACTGCCTGAGATAGTCAATGATGCCACAAACAAGTTCGCGTCGCTCAGTATCCACTCCAACAAGTAAAGAATAGTCCATCACATTGACTGACTGTTATTCAGAAAATGATACCAGTTTAGAAGCTAAACCATACAATTGCAACAACACATTGTTTATCATAAGCAGAAGTCACATGCCTTTTAGCACAATTATGATTTGGTAAATATGGGCTACAGGTAATTTATTAGTAGGATGTCATGCAAAACTTACATTGAGGAAGCCACAGTCATTCCACACGGCTCGTTGCAAATGCCTCTTTGATCTCATTCCAACATATAAAGGAGAGATGTTCATGTCATTCACAAAATTTTGGTCCAAAAGAACATCTCCTGCAGTATTGCCAGCTGAATTAAATCGAGCATGCAGAACTCCTTTTAGATCATATTGCCTAGTAATATTTCTTCCAAATGAAAGGTTCTCCATCACCATGACATCATGTCTTGTCTCTTTCCCACTTTTTGTTGGCCTTACTATGACCTGCAAAACACAAAAACTGAGACAAAAATGCAACAGGAGCATGTGCACTGTGCTGGCAAGTAGAAAATCAGTTCTATTCTAATAGCCAGAAAATGAAGTTTGTAGCTGATTAACAAACCTGATAAATGCCAAGAACTTTTGCAAGGCAGGTTTGATTGCCCTTCTCGTAGCATTGTTCCATGTACTCAAAATAACTACGACCAAACTTCAAGAACGAGTCAAATTCTGTTCTCAAGATTTCTTTGATGATAAACCGGTCATCGAGAGTTTTGGCAAACAAGGATTTACTTTTCCCACCTTTCGCATCCCACTTCCTACACCTACTTAGAGAAGCAATATAATCAACTTCAGATGGGCAACATCGACCTCGCAAACGAGAAAAATGGCTAGCATAGAGACACATAACTGAGTATTTATGCTTCCCAGGCAATTTTCCCGAACCAAAGGAGATTTCCGGATGAACAGCAGCAGAATTTAACATATCTAACCCATCTAAACTAGATGAGCGTGTTTGTTCTGAAACTTGGGAAGACTGAATCCCCTCTAAATCTAAAGAACTAGTTGAGGAGAAATGAGGAGAAGTCAGTGAGAATAATCGCATTAAGCTTTTCGAACTCTCATATGCATTACCATCCATTCCTCCATCTTTCCTTCCATCATCTCCAAGATCTTCACACACAATTGGCAAATCCCTCAGCCTTGCTAAAGCACAAGCGATGATGCTTGAAACTTCATCTTCATAATCAGACAAAACGTACTTCTCACTTCCAATGGGAATGTGCAACTTTGCACCCTCATCAGTAACAAGTTTGTAAGCTGTAGTTTCTACCGCATGGGTTGTGATGGATCCCAACTTTAGCGGGTAACCTCTCTGCAGATCCTTCACGTATTCACGCCGAATTTCAGGGAATGGAGCCCACCACCCTTTATCATTCTCAATATTGTCCAATTGAGGATCCATAGAATCTCTGCCAGTCCTCCCATCAACACTAGAAAGACTTAGTTTTTCATCACCAGAATGTGAACAATTAGTGGGTGAAGGAAGATTCGATTGTAGATTATTTTCGTCGCCAGAATGTGAACAATTAGATTTCTCTGCAGGATCCTCGACAGATAATCCATTTGCAGTTATTTTTGCTGCAGCAGATAACTCAGTAACTTCAGCAAAAGCAGATGAAATTGATGATGCGCTTTCTTCTCTAAATCCACTAAGATTAGCATCAATAGGAATTTCTGCAATGAGAGAACCATTTGCTTCGGCAGATACCAGGTTCAATTTCAGATCACAATTATGGTTCAAAAATTCACAACTTTCTTCAATGGTTTCTGTCCCATTGTTTTCCTCTGCAGAAGAATCCTCAGTGAACTCAATATTCAGATCATGAGAATCGTCCAAAGTTATGTCACCTCTTCCCAGATTAGCTACTGCCTCATTAGTATCTCCTTCaacactgcactttacttgttgCTCTTTGTGGCTAATAGGTTCAATATCTGGCACTGTGGATTGCTTCGGGTTAATGCCTTTGGGATCACCATCCGTATAATAAGAAGATAGCAATGAATGAAGACGGCGATCCCACACACACGCCTCAAGCAGAAGATCCAGTCGTATTCTGTTCGAGCTTAGAAATTTATAAACCACAACATCCTGACTCCCATTCTTAACTACATTTTGTACGTCAACCTGAAATTGATTCCATatatgagaaaaagaaaaataagtttcTGAAATTGAAACTGAGACTCAATTATGATGGATAAATCCACCATGGTTGATCAAATTAAATCCTAGAACAGCAGCAAAAGGGAACTAATCACTATGGCAATGCCTCAATCCAACATGGTTCATCCAATAAATTActataaaaataagtaaaatccTAGAATGTAGCAGAAAGGATCTAACCTCAAACTGAGATCTCTCTTCCTTCAACATGTTTTCAATTTCAGAAAAATCCTTAATTGATCCTTGAAGATTTAGCACTGTTCCAAGACGAGACTTTACTGCCTTCAGAGCTTTTTCTACATCAAGAAACATCATAATCCCTTTCATGTGCACCtagtttaagaaagaaaggaaatcctAGGTCAATTTAAACAATACCACATGCAGATTCCACGTTCAGCCAAATATACAAAAGCATACAAAAGCATGGGTACATAAAAACAGGATCCCACAATCATAAGAGCACATACATCATCAAAGTCCTGCTTAAGAAATTCTCCTTTAACGGAACTGCTAAATTCCAGCTCCTTGGGAGGAAGAAACACGGAATAAGTAGTTACAGTAGAGTACTTGAACATAGCAACCATTCGCCCTAACCTGCACATGTTTACAGATGACATGAATATCTTCAGAGAGGACAGATGAAATACGAGAAAAATCCTCTCATGAATCAACATGGCTATTTATCTCATAAGACAGATCTGACGATCAATACGAAAAAAATGATGTCAGATCAAAGGGAAAAGGGGGGGGGATAGAAGCTTCTGATGGATAGATAGCCACTGGATACAAATGTATAAATATAACAAACTACTACTTCACAAAGAAAGGAGAATGGAACTATGTTAAGTAGTCATACCCAAAGAAGTAGAGGAAATCCTTATCAAAGGAGTGACCACAGGGAGACAGTCTACTAAAAAAAGAGGAATTTGAGAAACTGAGCTCCAAAAACTTTCCAAAAGAAAAACCACGTGAGCAAGTGGATATTAACACTCTTTTTGTGGATAATGAGCTTCCACTCTGGGATTTGCATTTACAGCAACGACTCCATATCCAGAGTTTCCCTTCACGTTCACCTCGCAGGCCCTTGTCCATGGGAAGATGCCGAATTTGAATGGTTAGGAGCTTGTTGTGATGCGCATAATGAAAAATGTGAGCTTCAGGGGATTCACCACAGGTCTTGCACTGCTTCTGCAGAAAAAAAGAGCTTCTTTGTGAACAACATAAGCAAATGTTGCCAGCTCGAGAAAATACATAATTAATGCAGTCCCTTTCAGCGATATTCCATTAGACAGGTTTGGATTATTAAAGCCACCTCAAATGATGTGAATTTAACTGAAAGAACCTTAATGCAAAGAAAGAGTTTGAAGTGGAGAAAAGTTGAGTTATATGCACCTGATTTAGCAAATTATCCTGCAAAAACTTTTCGAGGGGAATATC
The nucleotide sequence above comes from Nicotiana tabacum cultivar K326 chromosome 12, ASM71507v2, whole genome shotgun sequence. Encoded proteins:
- the LOC107790510 gene encoding putative 1-phosphatidylinositol-3-phosphate 5-kinase FAB1D isoform X2, producing MINPAASLQSINSYGSCCSDFSVDANTDGRVYVDTCSTDSSQEDSSYATCIGRNVELMRTGNSEEPKDSRRERYDDDEAGTSCNDEFDAQFWLPPQPEDGDDDIEGSVANYDDDDDECGDGRNWGRPASLISFGEEGFGSYKFKEERQKALQEVMNGKLKALVSDLLKSVGVATSGKEGDNWVDIITSLSWEAASFVKPDATEGKMNPLEYVKIKCISTGSPSQSRFVRGLVFKKHAAHKHMPTKYDKPRLLLIQGALGLSSSELSSFESMQQEIDSEKSILDMIERYQPNVVLVENAVSRSIQESILKKGLTLVFDMKQHRLEKVARCTGSLSADVLVGRKLMQCDSFHFEKFVEEHSTSGDAGKKPSKTLMFIEGCPTRLGCTILLMGSNSVELKKIKRVVKDDAIVVAYNLILETSFLLDQKAMFSTLPLSQEVNLTLGNETASVTDGQGIISNAEEHVGETSSSSTVDIPISSGFHEDINLKLDTESESLPYEPYNPVVLSGLSSISSSVRRIVGDKFPLFSTSRQSMSSYLSFNGATKDDQGQADVQVSNVPDLINHNDAEQKPSSNEVNAPEKEQYHTPLVPQEESLESQVSGEKLEDQEKDDMASSLDSESILVLMSCRNASRGTMCEHSRFSRIKFYRDFDIPLEKFLQDNLLNQKQCKTCGESPEAHIFHYAHHNKLLTIQIRHLPMDKGLRGEREGKLWIWSRCCKCKSQSGSSLSTKRVLISTCSRGFSFGKFLELSFSNSSFFSRLSPCGHSFDKDFLYFFGLGRMVAMFKYSTVTTYSVFLPPKELEFSSSVKGEFLKQDFDDVHMKGIMMFLDVEKALKAVKSRLGTVLNLQGSIKDFSEIENMLKEERSQFEVDVQNVVKNGSQDVVVYKFLSSNRIRLDLLLEACVWDRRLHSLLSSYYTDGDPKGINPKQSTVPDIEPISHKEQQVKCSVEGDTNEAVANLGRGDITLDDSHDLNIEFTEDSSAEENNGTETIEESCEFLNHNCDLKLNLVSAEANGSLIAEIPIDANLSGFREESASSISSAFAEVTELSAAAKITANGLSVEDPAEKSNCSHSGDENNLQSNLPSPTNCSHSGDEKLSLSSVDGRTGRDSMDPQLDNIENDKGWWAPFPEIRREYVKDLQRGYPLKLGSITTHAVETTAYKLVTDEGAKLHIPIGSEKYVLSDYEDEVSSIIACALARLRDLPIVCEDLGDDGRKDGGMDGNAYESSKSLMRLFSLTSPHFSSTSSLDLEGIQSSQVSEQTRSSSLDGLDMLNSAAVHPEISFGSGKLPGKHKYSVMCLYASHFSRLRGRCCPSEVDYIASLSRCRKWDAKGGKSKSLFAKTLDDRFIIKEILRTEFDSFLKFGRSYFEYMEQCYEKGNQTCLAKVLGIYQVIVRPTKSGKETRHDVMVMENLSFGRNITRQYDLKGVLHARFNSAGNTAGDVLLDQNFVNDMNISPLYVGMRSKRHLQRAVWNDCGFLNSVNVMDYSLLVGVDTERRELVCGIIDYLRQYTWDKQLENWVKSSLVVPKNQLPTVISPREYKKRFRKFIDTHFLSVPENWCSQRPSNLSVLCGIAGSNEDAKSKGQEEHRHEHQSTAHGNQNDTIT
- the LOC107790510 gene encoding putative 1-phosphatidylinositol-3-phosphate 5-kinase FAB1D isoform X1, with protein sequence MSKIFLASNKICVNTVVLNKQSRVEAKLESGNSLKFCRDSEQLCQFCSGTQENASLMINPAASLQSINSYGSCCSDFSVDANTDGRVYVDTCSTDSSQEDSSYATCIGRNVELMRTGNSEEPKDSRRERYDDDEAGTSCNDEFDAQFWLPPQPEDGDDDIEGSVANYDDDDDECGDGRNWGRPASLISFGEEGFGSYKFKEERQKALQEVMNGKLKALVSDLLKSVGVATSGKEGDNWVDIITSLSWEAASFVKPDATEGKMNPLEYVKIKCISTGSPSQSRFVRGLVFKKHAAHKHMPTKYDKPRLLLIQGALGLSSSELSSFESMQQEIDSEKSILDMIERYQPNVVLVENAVSRSIQESILKKGLTLVFDMKQHRLEKVARCTGSLSADVLVGRKLMQCDSFHFEKFVEEHSTSGDAGKKPSKTLMFIEGCPTRLGCTILLMGSNSVELKKIKRVVKDDAIVVAYNLILETSFLLDQKAMFSTLPLSQEVNLTLGNETASVTDGQGIISNAEEHVGETSSSSTVDIPISSGFHEDINLKLDTESESLPYEPYNPVVLSGLSSISSSVRRIVGDKFPLFSTSRQSMSSYLSFNGATKDDQGQADVQVSNVPDLINHNDAEQKPSSNEVNAPEKEQYHTPLVPQEESLESQVSGEKLEDQEKDDMASSLDSESILVLMSCRNASRGTMCEHSRFSRIKFYRDFDIPLEKFLQDNLLNQKQCKTCGESPEAHIFHYAHHNKLLTIQIRHLPMDKGLRGEREGKLWIWSRCCKCKSQSGSSLSTKRVLISTCSRGFSFGKFLELSFSNSSFFSRLSPCGHSFDKDFLYFFGLGRMVAMFKYSTVTTYSVFLPPKELEFSSSVKGEFLKQDFDDVHMKGIMMFLDVEKALKAVKSRLGTVLNLQGSIKDFSEIENMLKEERSQFEVDVQNVVKNGSQDVVVYKFLSSNRIRLDLLLEACVWDRRLHSLLSSYYTDGDPKGINPKQSTVPDIEPISHKEQQVKCSVEGDTNEAVANLGRGDITLDDSHDLNIEFTEDSSAEENNGTETIEESCEFLNHNCDLKLNLVSAEANGSLIAEIPIDANLSGFREESASSISSAFAEVTELSAAAKITANGLSVEDPAEKSNCSHSGDENNLQSNLPSPTNCSHSGDEKLSLSSVDGRTGRDSMDPQLDNIENDKGWWAPFPEIRREYVKDLQRGYPLKLGSITTHAVETTAYKLVTDEGAKLHIPIGSEKYVLSDYEDEVSSIIACALARLRDLPIVCEDLGDDGRKDGGMDGNAYESSKSLMRLFSLTSPHFSSTSSLDLEGIQSSQVSEQTRSSSLDGLDMLNSAAVHPEISFGSGKLPGKHKYSVMCLYASHFSRLRGRCCPSEVDYIASLSRCRKWDAKGGKSKSLFAKTLDDRFIIKEILRTEFDSFLKFGRSYFEYMEQCYEKGNQTCLAKVLGIYQVIVRPTKSGKETRHDVMVMENLSFGRNITRQYDLKGVLHARFNSAGNTAGDVLLDQNFVNDMNISPLYVGMRSKRHLQRAVWNDCGFLNSVNVMDYSLLVGVDTERRELVCGIIDYLRQYTWDKQLENWVKSSLVVPKNQLPTVISPREYKKRFRKFIDTHFLSVPENWCSQRPSNLSVLCGIAGSNEDAKSKGQEEHRHEHQSTAHGNQNDTIT